CGGTCTTAATCGCTCCTCATCGGTTCCGTGAGAAAGGGAAGACGATTTTTTACAGCCGCAATTGGAGTCAGCCTCAGTACTTTGCAACCTATAAGAAGCTTATGGGTAGGAAGGCGGCGTCCGCTTCCTCTTTTGTGACGCATTATATGCTGTTTGAACGCAGCAAATTGACTCAAATGAAAAGAGAAATCGAAATCAAGCATCAGAAGCCCTGGTATTCGGCGATTTTACACAGCATGAACCGCACCAAGCAGTTTGCCTTCTCTGAATTCGAAACTTATGGTAATTACCTATATTCGAAGGATCGTGGGGGGATGAAGATCCAAAAAGCTCGCAATAAAGGCCTCCATATGAATGCAGGTCAGCTATCCAAGCAGAAGCTGAATGGGCTGGCGGAAAAGTATAGATCGTTGTCTTTTCATAAACGGAAAGGGTATGTGAGAACACCGAGTAGTAAGTCCAGCGCAGGGGGGCGATAGGCTTGCAAATCGTACTCCTTTCAGGGGGATCGGGGAAGAGGCTGTGGCCGTTGTCGAATGAGATCAGGTCAAAAGCATTTTTAAGACTTCTTCCCACAGAAAATGGCGGTATGGAGTCGATGATCGAGCGAGTATGCAGAGGGCTGGAGGAGGCAGGATTGCTGGATTCAAGCTCCATTGTAACCCATCGCAGTCAGGTGGAGATTACCCGCAAATCCGTTGGCGATCAGGTTTCCTTGCTGGCGGAGCCGCAGAAGCGGGGAACCTTTACTGCGGTCGCGCTGGCGGCGAGCTACTTGCACTCCGTGAAGAAGATAGACCTAGAAGAGATTATAGTCGTCATTCCGGTGGATTCATATGTGGAGGCTTCCTTTTTTAAGCAGCTTCAACGGTTTCCCAATGTACTTTCAGAATCACAGGCGGATATTGCCCTGATAGGTGTTACACCTGAATTCCCCTCCACACAGTTTGGATATATTTTACCAAGTGAAGGTTCACGTGGTACGTCCTTTCTAAATGTTGAGCAGTTCGCAGAGAAGCCGGATGAAGCGAGGGCCGCCGAGTTTATTTCCCGTGGAGGACTGTGGAACTGCGGTGTGTTCTCCTGTTCGTTGGGGCACTTGCTTTCTTGTATGGCTGGAAGGGATCTTCCAGTGGATTACATTCAGCTGCTGGAGCGGTATGACGAATTGCCAGAACGAAGCTTTGATTATGAGGTGCTGGAACACACGCGGCGAGCGGTAGTTATTCCCTATAGCGGGGTATGGGCGGATATTGGCAGTTGGGATGCGCTTGCTTCTCATTTGCAAGAAAAAGTAATTGGCAGGGGAAGTATCTCTGAGGATTCAAAAGGAACACATTTAGTCAACGAGCTCTCTTGTCCTGTGCATATCATCGGTGCCCCAGGTTTGATCGTGGCGGTAGGTCCGGATGGCATTTTGGTTGCTGGGATAGAGCAGGCGAAACGGATCAAGCAGAAGCTGGAGGGTCATGCCGCGAAGCCGATGATTGAAGAGAAGCGGTGGGGGAGCTCCCGTATTTTGGATTTCTCACGAACAGCAACAGGAGTTGAGGTTACGACTTCCAAAATCGCCATGTTGGCAGGGAAGCACACCAGCTATCATTTTCACAGGCATACTAAAGAAATATGGTCTTTTCTTTCCGGTAGTGGAGAGTACCGTATGAACGGCATTCTTCATGTGGTTGCTGCCGGAGACACGGTCACGGTACCTGCGGGTGCGAGACATGGTCTGCGGGCGATTACACCGCTCGAATTGATCATCATTGAACTGGTGGCATTTCCTGACGTTGGGGATTATGTGCGCGTTTCTGCCGGATGGGAGGGGGAGAAAGACACCCTTGATAATTAACTACTTAGGGTAGCGCAATAAGCAGGATTCAAACTCAACATGTAGATTGCTAGCCCCTAATATTTTATGTTCACCGAAGAAAATCAACCGGGTCTTTTTGAATCCAGCGTACCTGTCCCGGTTGACTTTTTGAGCGTATCCAGTTAACATCACTGCATTTAGAAGAGTTATAGATCTGAGCCACCTTCGTATCTTTTGGATGGGAATCGAAATGAGACCTGCGTTCCCAGGTCTACAATACTGCTAATGGACAAGCCGTATTCTGGTCCGTACATTAGCATAGCCCGGTCATTTACATTTTTGAGTCCATAGCCTATAGACTGGGATTTAAGCAGAAGATTGAGTCGTTCTTGTGGGGGGGCATTGGAATGATTACTTTGGTGCCCTGGTTTATATTAATAAAACGGCGAATTATCCATTGCAAACGTATATCCAACAGCTTAGCGTTGATGTTCAGAACATTACAGATCCTGAAAAATTAATGGAATTAGCAAAAGTTTCGAATAAGACTTTGAACGCTGCTAAAATCGTGGTTTCCACGCTGCCATTGTTGTTGATTTATCCGTTTATGCAAAAGTATTTCGTTACAGGGATTGTTGTGGGTTCGGTTAAAGAATAAATATTAGTAGACAGCCGCTATGAGGTTTCATAGCGGTCTACTATTTTCAAGTAGGAGGCTTACAATGAATAGTAATCAAGTTCATACATCAATTCTGGATGAAATGAAGACATTTGTCTCTCAAGAAGCCAATCGGGGTATTTCATTTACGAATAAAGAGGCAGCATTTTATTTTACGCAATCGCATCACACGGATCATGTGGAACATGCATTTTTTGAGGGATTTAATATCGCTAAGAATAGAATTTTCGGTGGGTACACTTTATTCGTAGGTGAGCAGAAGCTAGACAATCGGCAATCTGAAGTCTGGGCCTATCCTTATAAAATGGTGCGTAAGCATGCGGAACTGACTGAAGAGCTTTGGTTGTTGGATTATCATAATCTATTAGAAATTAGTCTCGCTAATGCGAAGGAAGCCATAGGCATTACTTTAAGCGGAGAGAATGTTAGCTATATAAACCAACAAGATCATGTCGCCTACTTTAGCCCTATCGAGGGAGATTGGGTGATTGCAGTTAGTGCTATCAACCTTTCACCTTTGCACATGGATAATGAAATTCTAATTGCCGATGCAAACGCTGGAGGATATTATATCGCTGCAGGTAAGACAACCGAAGAAGCAGTAAGGTTAATCCTTAATGCTAGGCAAGATATAGGCACTTTGAAAGATGAACGTGTTAAGCGGCTAGAAGACTTCTTACACCACAATGCCCATCTAACCAGCAGTGATGATACGCTTACTTTAGCTATGAATTGGTTGAATATCACTATGGATCAGTTGGTTACTAGACAGCAGGGTGATGGTATCTATGCAGGATTGCCATGGTTTAACGAATATTGGGGACGGGATCAATTTATAGCTCTTCCGGGAGCCGTGCTAGTTACAGGGCAATTCGAAACGGCTAGAAATATCTTGCTGTCATTCGCAGAATTTCAGAATACGGACGAAGATTCTAAATACTTTGGTAGAATTCCAAATATCTTGTCTCCTGGAAAGGTGGATTACCATACTACGGATGGTACGCCGCGATTCATTATCCAGTTGCAGGATTACGTTAAATATTCGGGAGATACAGCGATCATTAGAGAGCTTTATCACAATGTACAATATAGTATTGAAGGTTCCATAAAATATTGGGTAGATGATAAAGGGTACTTGAAGCACGCAGATAATGAAACTTGGATGGATGCCCGGGATGGTAATTTGGAGTCTTATTCTCCTCGGGATACCCGTGCCAATGACATTCAAGCACTCTGGTATAACCAATTGCTTGCTGGTGTTTACTTTGCTGAATATATGGATGACAAAGTGAATGCTGATAAATGGAAGGGCATTGCTGAAACCTTGAAGCATCATTTTGAGGTCGATTTCTTTGATCAAGCTCATCCTTATTTAGCAGACAGACTGGACGCAGAAGACAAGCCTGAATTCTCCCTGCGCCCGAACCAGTTATTTGCTTTTGAAATGTTTGACGATAATGATTTTAAGGCTAGAGCGATTCGTACCGCGTGGGAAGAGTTGGTTTATCCATGGGGCGTTGCTTCGCTAGATAGACATCATCCATTGTTCCGCCCGTTTCATTTAACTTCTCATTATCCGAAAGACGAGGCTTACCATAACGGTGCGGTTTGGATTTGGCTTAATGGTATTGCGATGCAGCGTATGATTGAAGCGGGGCAGGAAGAAACCGCCTATCAGCTATTCAAGAATATGAACTGGCAGGCCTTGAATTTGGGTGTAGTCGGAGGACTTAGTGAGAATATGGATGCTTATCCGCTGGAAGGTGAGAGCTGGGCGAAGTTGACGGGTGCATACCTACAAGCTTGGTCTAATGCTGAGCAGCTGCGTGTGTGGTATCAATACTTCTTAGGGATCCGTCCGGACCTGATTAACAATACACTGACGATTGCTCCAAGAATTCCCCAAGAGCTTGAATCCTTGGCCTATGATGTGAATATAGGGAATGGACGTATTAAAGCTACATATAACCGTGGACTTGAAACAACATACTCCTATACATTCAAGAATGTAGGACTGGAAGTTATGATCGATGTGTCCCCTTTTGAAACGGTATCGCTTGAAGTTAAGCCAAATATGGAGCTGGTTGTAAGACAGGATGATCATATACTGGCAGTTACCTTATATGATGAGAATCGTCAAATACTCAAGGAGATTCAGTCAGGGCTATGCGAATCACGTGTTATACAAAATAAGCGGAATAACGAGTTGTTAAAAGATGTTGAGTTTGCAAAGCCGCTAAGCTTGGACAATCACCCTTGTATAAAGCTGTAGCTATAATTAGTTAAGGTATTCTGCAAGCATAAGCGCCTTCGGCGTCCCTATAAGGGCGGCAAGTGTTTAAGCGAGAAATATAAGGATAATTTATAGCATGGAACATATAAATTCTTATATTTTAAAAATAACCTCTAACCCATCCTCAGGATGCTGTTAGAGGTTATTTTGGCAGTCTATGACAGAGGAGATTTCCTGTTCAAATTCAAAAGATGCTCAAGTCCTGCTGCAACCCCATCTTCATCATTAGTGACGGTAACAAATTCAGCCATTTCTTTTAGAATCGGTGCTGCATTAGACATGGCAATTCGGTAGCCAGCCATCTCGAACATCGGTTGATCATTATAGCTGTCACCCATTACGGCTACATCAGTTAGCGGGATGCCATAGTGAGCGGCTAGCATAGCAACACCGGAGCCTTTGTTGGCATCCTCGTGGTTAATTTCGATATTATTGACATGGGAGGCTGTAATAATGAGGCCAGGGATCGCGGCGAAACGGGTGGAGGCTTCTTTGAGCAGTTCCCGGTTTAGAGAAAAGGCTAACGTTTTATAAATGACATTCTCCTCTTTGCTCCAGATCTCTTCCATACTCTCGACGTAAGTTACAGCCGCTTGTTGAAACTGCTGATCGATCATTGCTTTTAGCAGCCAGCTGACTTCCTCGGGTACTTCTTCTTCGCTCAGTGCAGATAATTTTTCTAATTTTACCCGTTTGTTCAGTTCTACATATACGTTGTCCTCTGTGTATACCTCGTAATACAAATCCGGAATTTCGTTCATCCAGCGTAACGCAGGAATGATGTCCGCCTTATTCAGCGGTTTACTTGCCGCGAGCGTGCGGTCAGACAGTGTAACTACTGCGCCATTCAGACTGACTACAGGGCATTCCAGATCCGCCAGCCGCAACTGTCGTTCCGCATCCATAAAAGAGCGTCCCGTAGCAATAATTACAATGTGACCTAAATTCTGAGCGTTTATAATCGCCTCTCGGTTCTTTGGACTGATGTTCCCTTTTTCGTTCAGCAATGTTCCATCCATATCTAAAGCAATCAGCATATTGTATGATCTCCTTATCCAGTCATAGTTGTCCATTCGCGGGCTGTGAGAACGTTACTTGTATCTTATCATTAATATTTTGAAAACCAAAAACCCCTTTTCATTCATATCTTAATCGTATATTTTTAGAAAATAGTTCAGTCGTGGTACAATAGTTGTCAAACTAATCGACTAGCCGAGTCTATCGTCAGTTCATGTTCGTGGGACGTGATCCGTCGATATTTTTCCTGCGTAAGGACATCGGCAGCTGTATATGTAAGGGGGACTATTCGTGAGATCCAAAAACTTAGCCACCATGTCACTCGCCTTTATGGCATGTGGGTTTCTGATTACACTATTTCTACCTGAGAATCTCGCTGTGATTCTACTAAGAGGCGGCTTTGAGGCCGGTCTGGTAGGGGGGATTGCCGACTGGTTTGCGGTAACCGCGCTGTTCCGCCATCCGCTGGGTCTGCGTATTCCACATACCTCACTGCTGCTCAAGAATCGGGATAAGATTATCCAGTCGTTAATCACCGCTATGGAGACTGAGCTACTGAACAAAGAGAGTATTGAGAACAAGCTGCGCAAGTTTGGTATTATGTCTATGGGTTCCAAGCTGCTGACGAAGTTCTTCAGCAAGAAGAAGGCAAGAGCCCAAATCCTGGAGCAGTTTAGCGAATTCGTGTCACGTCTTCCGGTAGAGAAGGCTGTACCATTCCTTCAAAAGGCAGCTTCCGAATATATTCATGAAGCCGAGCTTGGGGTTGCGGCTGATAAAATTGTCACTAAATTGATGAACGCTGGAAAAGATGTAGCTGCTCTGGATTATGCGCTGGAAGGGGTATCTAATTGGAGTGGGCGCCCCGAAACGAAAGCTATGCTGGGTAAGATCGCCAGTGAGAAACTGGCTGAAGTGAAGCTTGGCGGACTTAAAGGTATGGCTTTTCAGGCTTTCGTTGGGTTCATGGATGCGGATATGCTTGGTGAAATGTTGCAAGGTATGCTACAGTCCGGTATCCGCGATTTTCGTGAAGAGGATAGCCCCTACCGTGAAGAGATCATCCGGGAAATTCGGGTGGCGCTGTTCCAGATTGTTAATGATGAAGCTAAGCTGGCGTCATTAAAAGAATGGGCACTGAATGAGCTTGAGGGAGAAGCAGCAACCGCTTTTCTGCATACTCAATTGGAAAATGTGCGTAGTAAGGTACTCTCCTTATTGGAAGAGGACCGGGCAGCTGGAGGACGCAAGTTATTTGCGCTCTATACCCTGCTTATGCGTCGTATTAGCAAGGAACAAGAATGGATCAGTAGCTGGGAGGAGCGGATTCGCGCTTCATTAATTGCATTTGTAGAGGCTAACCACTTCCGGATCGGTCTCTTGGTGAAAGAGAATCTGGAAAGCATGGATGATGCTAGTCTAGTGAACATGCTGGAGGATAAAGTGGGTAAAGATCTTCAGTGGATTCGTGTGAACGGCGCCTTATGCGGTTTTGTTGTAGGGCTTGTACTTACGATTGTTCAATTTATTTAAATAAAAGTAGTCCGTCTCCAGTCATTAGAGACGGACTATTTTTTTGTTCTACCTTTGTATTAAGGCAGCTTGATAAAGCCGCTCCAAATCGGTTGCTGTACGCTGCCAATTGAAGACTTCAAGCGCATCCGCTCTTCCTTGTTTCCCAATGGTTTCTACTAACTCTGGATTGCGGCCTAGTCGCAGCAAATCCCTTGCAAAAGGCAAGGCCTCGCGATATCGTTCTACCAAATATCCGTTATGTCCGGAGACAATAATCTCCCGGATACCCCCATTGCAAGAAGCGATAACCGGTATTCCGGACGCCATGGCCTCTACATTAACAAGACCAAAGGATTCATGATTCTGAGAAGGGCATACAAAGCAGTCCGCTGCTTGATAAAGGGTATGAATATCTTCATGAGCAACATTTCCTAGGAAGGTGACGTGCACTCCTAATCGCCGTGCAAGCAGCTTCAACTGTCGCAAATACGACGGTTTCCCTTTGCCTGCGATTACAAGATGAGCGGGGAGATGTTTATTTAAATGGTACATAGCACGTATCAATACAGGCACCCCTTTGCGGGGAATGACTCGACCGACGAACAAGACGGTAAAGACCTTCGGGAGTCTATAAAGTCTGCGAAGATGGTATTTTTCCTGTGTTAGTACTGGAGTGAATCGATCAAGATCCGCTCCGAGAAGGACAATACGGATCTCTTTGTTCAATTGAGGGAAGCGCCGGGCTAGTCTTCGCTGTAGAGAGTGGCTGTTCGCAATGATCAGATCTGCTCTAGACAAGTCCCTAGCAATCTTAACTGTCCCCGGTGTGAATGTAAGAGAGTGCAGAAATAGAAATACTGGAATATGAGGGAGCCGTTTCTTTACAGCAGACATAAGATGGGGGCGATTATCGATCTGAATCATATCAAATGACTCTTTTTGAATGTAGTCTAATACCGAAGTACGATAATGGACGGAAGTACTTGCGGGCAATCGAATGATTCTGACCTGCTCCAATATTGAAGCCTCGGGCAGTCCCGGTGCTCTCCGGCTCACAATGGTAACCTTATGTCTCTCAGCCAGCCTTTTGGCAATGGCCCAAATGCAGATTTCTACTGAACCGTCTCCCGGAACCGGGAACTGCTCCGGTGCAATGATACAAATATGCATGGTTCACGCCTCCTCTGATCCGCTA
The window above is part of the Paenibacillus sp. FSL K6-0276 genome. Proteins encoded here:
- a CDS encoding Cof-type HAD-IIB family hydrolase; this translates as MLIALDMDGTLLNEKGNISPKNREAIINAQNLGHIVIIATGRSFMDAERQLRLADLECPVVSLNGAVVTLSDRTLAASKPLNKADIIPALRWMNEIPDLYYEVYTEDNVYVELNKRVKLEKLSALSEEEVPEEVSWLLKAMIDQQFQQAAVTYVESMEEIWSKEENVIYKTLAFSLNRELLKEASTRFAAIPGLIITASHVNNIEINHEDANKGSGVAMLAAHYGIPLTDVAVMGDSYNDQPMFEMAGYRIAMSNAAPILKEMAEFVTVTNDEDGVAAGLEHLLNLNRKSPLS
- a CDS encoding sugar phosphate nucleotidyltransferase: MQIVLLSGGSGKRLWPLSNEIRSKAFLRLLPTENGGMESMIERVCRGLEEAGLLDSSSIVTHRSQVEITRKSVGDQVSLLAEPQKRGTFTAVALAASYLHSVKKIDLEEIIVVIPVDSYVEASFFKQLQRFPNVLSESQADIALIGVTPEFPSTQFGYILPSEGSRGTSFLNVEQFAEKPDEARAAEFISRGGLWNCGVFSCSLGHLLSCMAGRDLPVDYIQLLERYDELPERSFDYEVLEHTRRAVVIPYSGVWADIGSWDALASHLQEKVIGRGSISEDSKGTHLVNELSCPVHIIGAPGLIVAVGPDGILVAGIEQAKRIKQKLEGHAAKPMIEEKRWGSSRILDFSRTATGVEVTTSKIAMLAGKHTSYHFHRHTKEIWSFLSGSGEYRMNGILHVVAAGDTVTVPAGARHGLRAITPLELIIIELVAFPDVGDYVRVSAGWEGEKDTLDN
- a CDS encoding DUF445 domain-containing protein produces the protein MRSKNLATMSLAFMACGFLITLFLPENLAVILLRGGFEAGLVGGIADWFAVTALFRHPLGLRIPHTSLLLKNRDKIIQSLITAMETELLNKESIENKLRKFGIMSMGSKLLTKFFSKKKARAQILEQFSEFVSRLPVEKAVPFLQKAASEYIHEAELGVAADKIVTKLMNAGKDVAALDYALEGVSNWSGRPETKAMLGKIASEKLAEVKLGGLKGMAFQAFVGFMDADMLGEMLQGMLQSGIRDFREEDSPYREEIIREIRVALFQIVNDEAKLASLKEWALNELEGEAATAFLHTQLENVRSKVLSLLEEDRAAGGRKLFALYTLLMRRISKEQEWISSWEERIRASLIAFVEANHFRIGLLVKENLESMDDASLVNMLEDKVGKDLQWIRVNGALCGFVVGLVLTIVQFI
- a CDS encoding DUF6492 family protein — its product is MPSPNKVRIRHAVTIDVLIPAIEKDLATLPYVIDAVRTHVKHPIGRILIVAPKKTRILDFCRKKGCTFVDENTVLPITKKDIHYRSRTWERSGWLFQQLLKLNGDKLCTADYFLVIDADTVLIAPHRFREKGKTIFYSRNWSQPQYFATYKKLMGRKAASASSFVTHYMLFERSKLTQMKREIEIKHQKPWYSAILHSMNRTKQFAFSEFETYGNYLYSKDRGGMKIQKARNKGLHMNAGQLSKQKLNGLAEKYRSLSFHKRKGYVRTPSSKSSAGGR
- a CDS encoding glycosyltransferase family 4 protein; the encoded protein is MHICIIAPEQFPVPGDGSVEICIWAIAKRLAERHKVTIVSRRAPGLPEASILEQVRIIRLPASTSVHYRTSVLDYIQKESFDMIQIDNRPHLMSAVKKRLPHIPVFLFLHSLTFTPGTVKIARDLSRADLIIANSHSLQRRLARRFPQLNKEIRIVLLGADLDRFTPVLTQEKYHLRRLYRLPKVFTVLFVGRVIPRKGVPVLIRAMYHLNKHLPAHLVIAGKGKPSYLRQLKLLARRLGVHVTFLGNVAHEDIHTLYQAADCFVCPSQNHESFGLVNVEAMASGIPVIASCNGGIREIIVSGHNGYLVERYREALPFARDLLRLGRNPELVETIGKQGRADALEVFNWQRTATDLERLYQAALIQR
- a CDS encoding amylo-alpha-1,6-glucosidase; this encodes MNSNQVHTSILDEMKTFVSQEANRGISFTNKEAAFYFTQSHHTDHVEHAFFEGFNIAKNRIFGGYTLFVGEQKLDNRQSEVWAYPYKMVRKHAELTEELWLLDYHNLLEISLANAKEAIGITLSGENVSYINQQDHVAYFSPIEGDWVIAVSAINLSPLHMDNEILIADANAGGYYIAAGKTTEEAVRLILNARQDIGTLKDERVKRLEDFLHHNAHLTSSDDTLTLAMNWLNITMDQLVTRQQGDGIYAGLPWFNEYWGRDQFIALPGAVLVTGQFETARNILLSFAEFQNTDEDSKYFGRIPNILSPGKVDYHTTDGTPRFIIQLQDYVKYSGDTAIIRELYHNVQYSIEGSIKYWVDDKGYLKHADNETWMDARDGNLESYSPRDTRANDIQALWYNQLLAGVYFAEYMDDKVNADKWKGIAETLKHHFEVDFFDQAHPYLADRLDAEDKPEFSLRPNQLFAFEMFDDNDFKARAIRTAWEELVYPWGVASLDRHHPLFRPFHLTSHYPKDEAYHNGAVWIWLNGIAMQRMIEAGQEETAYQLFKNMNWQALNLGVVGGLSENMDAYPLEGESWAKLTGAYLQAWSNAEQLRVWYQYFLGIRPDLINNTLTIAPRIPQELESLAYDVNIGNGRIKATYNRGLETTYSYTFKNVGLEVMIDVSPFETVSLEVKPNMELVVRQDDHILAVTLYDENRQILKEIQSGLCESRVIQNKRNNELLKDVEFAKPLSLDNHPCIKL